Proteins found in one Actinomycetota bacterium genomic segment:
- a CDS encoding UDP-glucose/GDP-mannose dehydrogenase family protein, with the protein KISFINEIANICEKVGADILMVAKGIGLDSRIGPKFLNAGIGWGGSCFPKDVSALAYIANEYGMTPQILNSVINVNKEQRLKIVKKVQDELKIVKGKTIAVLGIAFKPDTDDTREAPSISIMNSLVNLGAKIKAYDPIVKSRPDTLSEKVEMVEDMYSAIDNSDLVILATEWNEFKKLDFIKAKSMMSHNIFIDGRNMFDKKALEDIGFRYIGIGR; encoded by the coding sequence AAAATCTCTTTTATAAACGAGATAGCAAATATATGTGAAAAAGTAGGGGCAGATATTTTAATGGTTGCAAAAGGAATAGGGCTTGATTCAAGAATAGGTCCGAAATTCCTAAATGCAGGCATCGGATGGGGAGGCTCTTGCTTTCCAAAAGATGTTTCAGCTCTTGCTTATATAGCTAATGAATACGGCATGACTCCCCAGATTCTAAACTCTGTTATAAATGTTAATAAAGAACAAAGACTTAAAATAGTGAAAAAAGTGCAGGATGAATTAAAAATAGTTAAAGGGAAAACCATTGCAGTGCTTGGGATAGCTTTTAAACCTGATACGGATGATACAAGAGAAGCTCCTTCAATTTCCATAATGAATAGTCTTGTAAATCTTGGTGCAAAAATAAAGGCATATGATCCCATAGTTAAATCCAGACCAGATACTCTAAGTGAAAAAGTTGAGATGGTTGAAGATATGTACTCAGCTATTGATAATTCAGACCTTGTTATACTTGCAACTGAATGGAATGAATTCAAAAAACTGGATTTTATAAAAGCCAAATCCATGATGTCGCATAATATTTTTATTGACGGAAGAAATATGTTTGATAAGAAGGCTTTGGAGGATATCGGTTTTAGATATATAGGCATAGGAAGATAA